The genomic stretch AGACGCAGGGTAAGAGGATGATAATACCTCAGTTCATACCCAACAGTAGATACTGATGCATTTATGGGAAGCCAGAACAGTCACTGTCCTCCTAATTTCTGTCAAATGCACCTAGTGCTATTTGGGAAATTTCAAATTTGATGTAGAATACTCTTCTTGCTTAACTGATGTACAGTATCTGAGGACTCCGGCTTTGCTTATTTAATAGAGGATGCACGGGCATAGCTCGTTGTTTTCCTATCCCGAGGAATCCACACACACGTAGAGAAAGTATCGTCTtgtcttttataatataaaataaatacgtGTCACTTGCTTCCAAAAGTTAAAATACACTGGATCCAGAAGTGATGAGGTCTGAAGACAGGTGGAAAACCATTTGTCTTTCTTAGACAACATTTAGAATCGTTCATttatgtgtggatgtgtgtgttctctgagtatctgtgtgtgttgggggtttGTTTCAGCAAAGAGGGTCTACCTGGAGGAAGACCAGACCTTGCCCATCCCACAACCTGTCCTCCGAAGCCCCATCTGCCCTGACAACTCTAGTGAGGAATGACCTGTCACTCTTCCTGCAATTTTCTCTATCCTACAACAATCATGTCTGGGTCCAGCTGTGACTCTGAGCCTGTGTTGGGGATCTCCTCCTAAATAGTTCCCTCTGTGCCCTGAAATCCTGTGTCTGTCATTTTGGCTGGAGCCATTTTGTAACACCTACCACCCTCTCCATCCCTGGATCCAGGAGTTCCAGATCAAAGAAGACTGATATTGTAGTTTTGGAATTAAAGGGCTTAAATTCACAAAGTGGAGTTCGATTTTGAATGACTATATCCAATGATGTCAATTTTACTGTTGATTTCATCTAAACTGACAAGAATCTTAAGTGAAACGGAAATAGGGCAGCACGCATAACGACGAAggaaaaagtcacagaaaaatcCACATATACAAGTCAATCTCTATATTTTGGATTCCAAATTTCTGCTGGATTAACATgtgctttcacacacacacacacacacacacacacacacacgcacacacacacaagcacacacttTTTTGAACTGAGATCAGATCACAAGAAAACCCCCAAAATTACCCATTCAGCTCCCTGCACGGTGTGGCCAGCACCTCCAGGAGGACCTTCCCCCACCTGTGCTACCCACACCTGAGGAAGTCCACCCACCTGTTTCCCATTCCATAGGGGAGGTCACAGGAAGGAGCCTTGCATGGTGATCTtagaacagcagagggagacgcTGGCCAGCACAAGGTTTTCCTAGGCTTCCAGGAGGACCCCACTTTGTGCAGTTGCTCAGGCTGGCAGGTGTGCAGCTCCACACTTTGGGCTGCAGCCTATGCATTTGCTAGAGCTGCAGAGGCACGATGAATATTTACATGGGGTCTGGGAACGTGGTATTCCCACCTTAAAACACTAATGTTGGCACAGCTGGACACTGCATTCTGAGGAAAGGTGAAAAAATCCTTCATGTGCTGTGCTTCCAATACTCTGCAGTCCTTGCTCATCCCCTGTGCAGCCCCTGCATCTGTGGAAATCATGGCTTTCAATGGAAGACTGGAGGCCCTACTGAGAGTTAAATATTGGTTTGGAAAAGAGTAGATAAGGTTGTGACCCTGTAGGTGCCAGGAAGTTTCTGATAATATTGCCCTGCTGGTAATTGCCCCTCATGATTCACCTCTGGCTAGGACCTTCCAAGCAGGGAAGGAGGCCTGAGGAATCGCTCTCAAGAACAATGTTACTCCCTATCTATTTCTCCATCTACTTTTTTGTCCACCTATCCCTGAAGAAGCTCTCTGTAATCCATCTCTCCTCCATCATCTCTCCATCATACACCCAAAAATTTCTCATGCATCACAATGCACATATTCACTTTCACAAAATAGGAGAGGAGATGATTTTCCTGCTGCTGTGCACCTGATGTCACAGAAACGACTAAGGCAGGACAGTCTTGGCCCAGTACATGGTCCTGTGTTTTAAACATAACTgtcttgtgttttaaaatgtcttcGCTTGTGAAAAACCCATTAAAAATGGCATTGGCACAGGCATGTTGCCTTCTACCTCTCTTAAACATCCTGCCTGCAATGCTGCTACTTCCTGGTGAATAACTCCATgaccaagagaagagaaaaggaaagtagaGGAACCCCAGTTTGCACAAACACCACAGTGTCCTCCATTAACTTGGGAATGAACATATCTGCACGtggcctggcccagagcctgatcctttATAGTCCTGAGCACTTGCCCCAAGGCCTATAGCCTTCCCCATCGCTGTGACACAGTCAGCACACACTAGCTGCCCTGGAGCTTCAGTTCTGTGAAAGCAAGTGTCCCAGAAGACATAGGAAACAACCAGCCTCCTTCTGGACTCTTCTAGATAGCACATGAGTTAGTGAGCGTGCGTGTCCAACATACAGATCATTTAATTTGGAATAATTTGTGTGGAGTCAGTCTTCTTGAGTGTGTAACTCAAGTGATGTGAATCGAAGTGTGAAGAGAAAGGACGGTTTTCTGAAATAGCTGCAGTTTTGAACACCTGACCCAGGGTTACAGGGCACAGAGGGTCCCATTCAGGAGCAAATCCACAGTGCCAGACTCAGAATCACAACAGGAGTCCAGATGTATACCTTCTGACTCCGACCTTCTTCCATCAGACTTCCTTCCTGGAAAACActcacagtcacacacacacacacacgcacacacacacacacacacacacacacacattacatagaattgttgaattggaAAGACAAAtggttttccagatattttcccATCACTTTTTGCCTCAATGTATTTCCGCACGTTGAAGCAAACAACTCATCGCTAACACATGTTTAAAGAAGAGGACAAGTGGTTTTTTACTTGGATGTGTCTCTGAATTactcaggaaagagaaatgatgagGCACGTTAGTACAtcatggtttcttttgtttttgtttttgtttttgtttttagagaagcAAAAGTAACACTCATCAGAGAATGCATCATTTTCTCTTGACAAACTTTGGCAAGAACAGTGTTCTATTTAAACTTTAATCCTTCCAAACAATACTCCATGAGTTTGATGGAAACTGAAAGGACAAGGAGATAACTTGCCTTCCCTAAATGCTTCTTTTCGACTGCACGATATTAAATGAGTTTTTAAGTTGTCTGACGATAGGCTCATCAATGCTCTGTATAAAAAGAAGTGTTATTTCTGTGAGTgaatatttcctttagaaatgtggATGTTTAGGATGCCTGCATGGGGCAAGACCAAATCCACTGCCTTGGCATCAGTAATTGCTCAAATACTGGTCCAAGTGAGGGCACCCTCTGGTGTTCCCTTAACCTGTGTCTCTTTGCCAAAAACTGCGTTGTTATCATCCAAAGCCTTGACTGAGTTGGATACAGATTTTGCAAGAAGTTTTCCTGAAAAGCTTCGAGAACGTAATACCATTGCCTGAGCTTCCTGCAAATCTTTCACCTGAGTTCAGAGCCCAGGGTCCAGCATTTCTCAAAGTAGCGTCACTAGGGGCAATTCTGGGCCCCCAGATATTCTGTAATTACCCACTGTCCCCTTTGGGCCCTAGGAAATGCTCACACTGCAACCTCAAGCCATGGATATGCAGACCTccctccctgggcacctgcaCAGTGTCAAAGCCTCCTGGAAGCTTAGGAAAGGATTCTGGTTGCCGACGTCGCCCCCTGTTGTCCAAGGGCTCCTTGCATGACTCCCTGTGGTAGCCTCCCTGGAGAACATGAAGCCAAGAGAGTGGACTTCCTTAGGTGTGAGTGCACTGCAGAAATTCATGTGGGAGCTGCCAGCAGCAATCATGCAGGGAGCTGCGAGGATGCTAATGAATGTCCTCTTGAGGACCATTTCAATCACGATGAGCATGTGCTGTGTGTGCGTGGCTCTGTGATTAGAGATGGAAGTACATGAGGAATttggtgcagggtttcagactcgataaaaaagcaggacccatctatttgctgtctacaagagacgcATTTTAGaggtaaggacacctacagcctgaaaacaaaaggttggagaaccatgtaccattcaaaagGTCCTCAGAACAAAGCGGGGGTAGCCCTccatatatcagataaactaaaatttattcgaagactgtagtgagagatgaagaggggcactACATCATAATTAAAGGATCTATGCAAGAAGAGGACTTAAGGATCATCAATATAAaggccccgaatgtgggagctgccaaatagatcaattaataaccaaagttaagacatactgagATAAggatacacttatacttggtgacttcaatctagcccTTTCTACAcccgataggtcttctaagcacaacatctccaaagaacaagaggtttaaatgatacattggaccagatggatttcaccgatatctacagaactttacatccaaatacAACGGAatacaagaagaagtttggaaggatttcaaacacgtggaggtgaaggaccatcctgctaaaagatgaaagggtctaCCAGgacattaaggaaaaattaaaaagtttcatggaaactaatgaaaatgaagatacaaccattcaaactCCTTGGGATAGAGCAGTACCAAAGTTTATACAAATAGTTCCATATTGGTTGAttttactgtgggttttttttattttttttatttttcatttttttaattaatttttattggtgttcaatttaccaacatgcagaaaaacacccagtgctcatcccatcaagtgtccacctcagtgcccgtcacccattcccctccaacacccgccctcctccccttccaccacccctagttcgtttcccagagttaggagtctttatgttctgtctcccttcctgatatttcccaacatttcttttcgcTTCCTTTATATCCTGAGGCCTCGTGTctgctgaatttttttaattttatcacgATTCTGCTCAATTTAGAGCTAATAACAATGGGATAGACCTACAAATGTGGATCACCAAATTAACTGAAATACCTATCAGTctactagttttattttttaatagcatgtaggaaggattattttattttttaatttatttattttttatattttttaacaatgaatttattttttattggtgttcaatttgccaacagacagaataacacccagtgctcatcccatcaactgtcCTGAGGGGGGGCAGTCTACTAGTTTTCAAATGACCAATGGACGCCTGCCAGGCTCAGTCTGAAGGTCCTGTGCTTATTGATCTCGGAGtcgtgagtttgagtcccacatcgggcacagggtttcctttaaaaaaaaagaaaagcacaagtaCTTAAAAATGCCCCAAGTCAATATGGCTCCCACCGCTGAGCTGGCCCTTCGTGGGATGGGATTTCCCACCTGCTCcttcagccactgagccctgaGCACGGGCCAGAGCGGAGAAGCAGACCAGGTCCTCCCTCTCGGAGCTCATGCTCCAGGGGGAAAGATGGACAAAATACGGAACATCATCAGGAATGAAAAGAGCCATTGCTCCCTAGAAAAAGAGCCTGGTGCTACCTCGGGCTCCTGAGCTCTGCAAGTGAGGCTGTGACAAACTGTGGAGCTTTGAGAAACGCAGCAGCTGGGGCTCCAGGGAGCCAGTGAGGGGAGGAGGTGCAGACCCCAGCAGGGCCACTGCCTcgccaggatcacagcctgggaaggaggcGGAAGGGGGCACGAAGCCAGCACTGTGTCCTCTGTTAGGGGCCACTGCTGCCCCTCCTTTCCTGAGGGGGCTGGGAAGAGGttgtgtggatggaactggctaCAGACATGGAGATGTGGCGGGGGTGGGCTTGGGCATTGACAGCCCAGACGGGAGGCATTCCAGCACGTTCTAGTCTGAGGAAGAGCCCAGGTCAGGGGAACACACTGGGTGCATCGCTGTCCACAGCTCACCCAGTGGAAATGAGGGATGGCCTGCAACACACGAGAGGCAGGGTTTCAGGATGAGGACAGCCTCACATCTTCTAGGCCAAGACTCTGACACCTTCTGCAGGGTTTACCTTGGATTCTGGAGCCTAGGATCATGCGAAGCTATCACCGATCCCTCCCCCAGCGGGACTGTCAtcttctgggcctccagaatGAGAATACTGCTgcccacgtgtgtgcacacaggaaCTTGTGGGCCTGGACGCATGTACACACCAAGGAAGAACATGTGGTGGGAGGTATTTCCTGCATGTGACACCCGCCTCCAATGTCATAGATATGATgccacagtggcctggggacgTCTGGAGGAAGCACGTGCCAGGATACTCCCTGTCCCACAGGCAAGACACAGACCAATCCCGACGGGCACAATGGCTTCTGAGGGGTCAAAACCagggaagaatggaaagttgTGTCTGAACCCAGGTGTgtttccaggctggggccctggctgcacacagtccttccctggggcctgtggagagGGGTGCGGTTGTGTCACTGTGTGCACACAGGCCATTGCCTGCAGGGAGCGGGGAGCCGCTGGCAGCCCCGAGCGCTGCTCCTTaagcttcctccaggagtggacTCAGGTAGGGGGATCCAGGCAGTGATATCCCGTATGCTGGATCATTgaattaaaataggaaatgaatgaaGTAAAAGATGAATAAGCTTGACAAGTACTGTTTAGTGCTTTTATTGTTCCTATATTCATACCAAATGAAATAGGTGGAGGCAGTAGAAAGGACTTGAATTGCCATCAGCATGGAGGTTACAGACTAGGAGCCAAAAATTACAGGCTCACTAAGAAGTACACAAACGTTGGATCGTTTCAGCCGCTTCCCAAGGGGATGCCTGTTTTCTCACATCCACTTGCAAAAATGGAGTCCAACTGCATTGCGCATTGTCAATCCCCATCATGAATTTGAGTGAATAATAGGGGAGTTGGTCTTTCTAAGAATTTTGGAGGTCCATGCTGATGGACTGTGGCCAATACCAGTCCTACTGTCTCTGCTCCAGAAATTGCTCCTGGGTTGATTCCAAGTGAGGGCACACTCCTGGTATATCCATAAACTTTACCAGTTTGTCCAGAATTTAACTCTTCTTCCATATCTGGATGAGAGTGGATTTTCCTTTGGGAAGGTAGCTTTGGTTTGGTTCCGTTTGGATTTTTGTTGGCGGAGAAGCAAAAGACACGAGAGGTGACTAGAGGGGGAGAACAGGCCTGCTCAGGACTTCTTCAGCTAGGCTCTCTCACTGATCTCCCTGGGCACATGGAAGGAATCCCCTCAACTGCACATGAAGTGCCACTTCTGCTGGAGAGCCCAGCATTAAGGCCCTTCGCTcaagcctgcctgcctcctcacccCTGTGCCCTATATACCTGCAGGTCCAAGAATCCTTAGGCTACTTGACTAGCTCCAATCCTGAGATTCCCCCGTGAGGATAGGCCTTTCTAACCTTGGGCCTCTGGGATCTTCATAGGCTTCCAGAAGGTAGGGAATGTTTGTTTCCCCACCTATACGTTGAGTGgccagaaatcaagagccaggaaGCTGGGATTTCCTCAGAGGCCATTAGACAGCAATAGGGCAGCATTAACGGGATGAGACAGGGGCTGGAGGCTCAACGGGCCAGACTCTGACCCCGGTCACATAATGACTGCATGGATGGGAGTTACGGAGGGCTTCGGGGCAGGAGAGGGATCCCAAACCGGCTTCTGTACTGTCCTCTGCCTCTTAAAAATCTAGTGTGCTCATCGAGGAGCTCCTCCAACCTTCAGCTACAGGCATCtccacagaaagagagagcacccTTAAACAGGTGCTCTGGAGTGAGGAAAGACCAGTCAGTTGCTCTTCCTAAGAAAGGAATCCTCTCAACACCACGATGGCTTTGTTTGCTTTGGCTTGGTGTGGTATCGTTTTGTTTCCATGGGTTCTCATCAGAGATTTCCtagagacagacagacggacagacagagagagagagagaactgtagCCTGGATCTCATGCGATTTGGGCCAGCACGGACGCAGTTGTCAAACATTGCTTCCTAAAGCATCTTGAGGGTGAAAAATCTCCATGCCGAGGCCTCAGAAAGGAGTCATCATGATCCAACATTGAAGTGGGTTCCGGAATATGCATAGAGGGAGACCACCAACTCATCCCTTCATAGACAAACGTGTGATCCTGGCCCCTTGCGGTGCACATGGCACCCACACAGGATGCATGGGGACCAATGTTCCCTATACAGCTCTTCATGCAGGAGAGCTGGGCATACCCAGACCCTCGATGTCTAAGAATCCCCCGGTCATAACATGCTGCTGTCTCTTCTCAAGCAATTAAGGCTGGAGGAATTAAAATAACGATAGAGAGGTTCAGAAATGctgagcaacaacaacaacaacaacaacaacaaaaccccacaaaacaaaatcaaaagaaagacatGCACACTATTCACGGgtgctaacattttattaagggaaataaaacactACACACAACTCTAAGGACGTTCAAGAAGAACAATGAACTTCATGGGTGAAATATTGCCCATCACAATTCCCACAAAGCTACCACCAGAGAGTCAAGAAAAACTCATCTCAGGAGAGAATACGGCATCCATTTGCAGAGCACAGAGCGGGTACTCCACGCTGAATCCCCAAACGCAGACATGCGTAAACCAAAGGGAGCTTAACATCTTACATTTCATTTCCATTGGAGTGACAAGCGCTCACTCAAATCTCCCTCCATCTCACAGATAATGTATTTCCAGAAGGACAACTTGACATTCCACAGGGAAGAGTAGCCTTTGCCACAGCCCATGGATTTCCCTAAAGAACAGTACAGTGTGTCTGTTGAGGGGTGGGCATCTGAGCACAGCCCCCAGAAACATGAGAGGCAGCACCCGGTGGACCTGAAATTTTCCATGCAAGGCAGCTGAGCAAGCGCCGATTCCCCCCATCAGTCCAGGAGTGGGCCACGTCCTCAGGTCCACAGACACCCCGTCAGGGTACAGTGGGGTGGAGGACAAGCGTCCGAGGTCAGAGGCTGGCTCATTCGCTCTCAGTGTCTTCTGAGGATGAGGACACCTGTAGGTCATCGTGGAGGATGCTCCGGGGGACATAGTCACGGGCTCCATCCGACATGTGGGCGGCAGGAAGGCCCTGAGCAGGGCCTGGCATCTcgggaggaaggaatgagggagcTGCTAGGAACCTGGAGCTCCAGCAGCTTCTGTCCAATCTGGTGAAGACCATTCTCAGGGGCTGAGTGGGGGCCGGCACAGAGGGCGGGCGTGGGGACACGGTGCACAGCTGCAGCGTTTCCAGGTGAGGTGTGGCAGGTGTGGGCCGGGTGCCCTTGCTTGGCAGGAGGGCACGTGTCTTCTTGGTCTGCGGGGGCACGGCCGTGCATCCACGTGCAcatctgcttcctggaggacatAGAGTCCCCGAAAtccccacgtgggctccctggatgctcctgggggtGTGCTGGGTGGGGCTCCATCGCGCTTTCTTTCGGGGGTTCTGGGTCctgtctaggggcatctgggcacAGTTCTTGCCTGGAGTCTGGAGGGGCATTTGGGAACTGTCTGCCAATGCGTTGCTCACAGCGGGACAGGTGTTCTCCTCAGGATActtgggtggtgcctgggtgtgtCCCAGCCCATGGACCCTGGAGCCAGCCTGGGCACCTTTGAGGGAGACTCGGCAGGGCCTCCTCACTTTCTGCTGCACAACCAGGCTATCAGCCCTGACACAGGGTTGGCGTGCCGGGTGAGGGGTGTCAGCAGCCGGCATTTCCTGGACACCAGGAGGCCCACTAGGTGGGCTGAGGCTAACTTTAGGGCTCCTGAGAGGAGATGTGGAATGGGACCGCACGCTCACATCAGGGTTCTCAGTACGTGCCTCCAACGGCAGGGACGGCTCAGGGAGAGAAGGCCTCCTGGCGGTGTAGACGGGCATCGGCATGTGTGGACgctgtgggaaaagagaacacaCGGGACACCATGAGTGTGGCCTCGGCACCAAGGCAAAATGAacattcaggaaagaaagaaaccaacaaatgCCTAAGACCTTAttaaccaccccctcccccagagcaggGAAAGATAGAGATGGGATCTGTTGACCTAGTAGTAGGGAATCCGGCTCCAGGCCTGCTCCGGAACAAAGGCATGACCGGATGCTGTTGATGCACTTTTGACATCGTGGAGGAGCACACACATTTTAGCCTCACATCGATGCTTCCTCCATTGGACCAGCTCTTCCATCCGCTCTGCTCACGAGGCTATAGGAGTCCTGCTGCTGGAGAGTCACAGTGGCAGCTCCTGAGGAGGGATGGACAGTGGGGGAATGTGTCACGAAGGACAGCGGCTTGTTCTTCTCTAAGGATGGTATGTGTTCCAGGAGTGTCCGCCAATGACCTTCACATGTCCACAGACCCACTGTTTGCACACATTCAAGGCATAAGGCAACATCATGGGCACCAAGGGAAAAATGGGTGCAAAGACCGGGCCACTCAACTGCCCCTGATCAGAGTGGAAGTGGAGCCCCGCCGTCCCCCAGGAGGCCAATGGAGCCCAGCGAGTCCCCCACAGAGCACAGCAGCCGGGAAGCAGCGCGCACTCACCCTCACATAGTCACAAGATTCTGTGCCTTCCTTCCAGGTGCGCTTCTGCCCCTCTCGGGGTCTCCTGGGGAACCTCTGGAGCAGGGCCTTCCTCTGCTCGGCTTCTTGCCTGCACAAGAAATCAAAGCATGCAAAGGAGAAGGAAGCCCCTTCCCTGTCTTCCAGCTGGACACCAGCCCCGGGCTTGGGCCAAAATGGTCCTTTCCCTACTCAGCCCTTTGACGCCCACGCCTGCCCCTCACCCTGACTAAAGTGAGCCCACCAGGTCGTCCAGGCAGTTTCTCTCATTCACAGCCTATGAGAGAGTCTGCCTTGTATCGTGCCAAGCTCCATACATTCACTGGTGCAGGCACACTGCTCCAGCCACAAAACCCCACACCAAATCAGCAAGGACAGCACCATCACCCAAATGTGGACCCCTGTTAGCCTGGgagctcctctgcctgcctcgcCTCGCCTGACTCTGCCCGCACGCTGCAGTGCACACAGTGTGCATGCACACGGACACGGTGTCTGTCGGTGTCATCCCTGGCATTCGGGTCAGCAAGCCCCATGACTCACCTTCGTCTCTCTAccttctccctctcagcctggTTCAACAGCCCAGCCTTGTGCCGCTGGTCCCGCTGACTCCACGGCTCCACATTCTCCTTCAGCCTCCTGGAGCCCAAGGCCACGGGAAGGAGGGTTGCGCCCCAGtgttttatggggcacctggtgctTGATGCCTTGTGTCCGAAGGCCCCACAGTCCCTGCACTTtacctgggggaggaagggggaggagtcAGTGCATCCATTCAAATGCCAGGGAACCTGCCAAGCACACGAATGGGAGGCCATCCTCAGGGATGGCACATGGGATGAGGACAGGGGACAACCTATCTGGCTAGTGAGGTGCAGGCAGAGTAAAGACCTCAGGATGCTTCCTCCCCAGCCCACGGAGACGGGAGgggtagggaggggaggggaggggacaggaggggaaaggagggggcggaggggacGAGGCATTGGAGGTGTCAGGTTGAAAACCAGTGGAAGCATCATTAAGATTAAGATTCGGGACAAACACAAGGCTGAATCTGTTCTTACGGTGCCCTGGGGCTGATGCTCAGAGCCTCTGAGTGTCCCAATGTGTAGCCTGGGCTATTTCCTGCCCATGTCACAATGGACAACTGAGTCAGGGCCACGATCTTCTGGGCTCCTAGCCTGTCTCAAGACTCCTGGCAGAGCCCCTGCTTCAAAACCCATGCCAGCCTCCCCACTTACCCTGGgatcctcctcctctgctctgggAACTGTGGGGGCCAGTCCTGCTGTCTGTGGCCTCTTGCCCTTCTGGGTTCTCAAGGGTCTGTCGGGCCCAAGCAGGGTGTGACGGGCCGCCATCAGTCCCACGTCCTGGAGGGACAAGTCAGTCTGCCTCCCTGATGGTTTTCGGGTAGcctgagggaaaagaaacaagtgaGTCCTATTCACCATGACATCGGCCTCCTCCCTGTACAGTCTTACCAAGGAGGCATTAGCGAGTGTCAGGACATTTGTGCCAAACACACAATTCCCACTGCCACTTCTCTTTGCTCCTTCCTGCCTACGCCCTCCTGGCCAAGCCGCATCCCCGCTTGAGGAAGCCCACCCTTAAGCAGGGACTCTTGTTGACACTATCATTAAGTCTCTCCAAATCCCCTGTGGAAACAAAACCAGAGACGAGGCCTCTCCCAATTGAGGTCCAGTGGGATCCACCATGGAGCACGCAAAGGGCAAAAGCGTCAGGAAAGTGGGCTTCCCTCTCTCATATCTGAATGACCCTTGTGACGCCAGAGGAAGCCATAGTTAAGTCCAGATACATTGGGAAAACACAGTCCCCGCTGCTCGATGGGAAGCTGCCCATCTGAACACTTCCATTCCATGTGTTCGTGGCAGGGCCCCAATTAACTGCCATCGAAACTTTGGGAAGTGAATTTCTTTTCACCTCGGGAAACAGGTAATTCTTCTATAACTCTGGGAAATTtttccctaactctgggaaatgaacgaggggtggtggagggggaggagggcggggcgtggaggtgaacgggtgacgggcactgagggggacacttgacgggatgagtactgggtgttattctgtatgttggtaaattgaacaccaataaaaaattaatgtatttaaaaaaacgaaaaaaagTATCAGTTATTATTGGAGAGGGAGagtgtttgtttgtgtgtgtgtgtgtgtgtgtgtgtgtgtgtgtgaataaggGAGAGTGATCACCTGAGCCGTacgaaggacagagggagaagcagagactccCTGGGCAGGAAACCCAGTGGAGGCCTGGATTCATCTccagagcctgagatcatgacccgacccAAGTCAGACCCTGAAACAATGGAGC from Vulpes vulpes isolate BD-2025 chromosome 11, VulVul3, whole genome shotgun sequence encodes the following:
- the LOC140594369 gene encoding protein FAM90A5-like; protein product: MSFKWVKRHVTSGRYKSQGATEVAIPHHPSLPRHTQSPAVEPAQDLSQHLPTAVRTTIALQATRKPSGRQTDLSLQDVGLMAARHTLLGPDRPLRTQKGKRPQTAGLAPTVPRAEEEDPRVKCRDCGAFGHKASSTRCPIKHWGATLLPVALGSRRLKENVEPWSQRDQRHKAGLLNQAEREKVERRRQEAEQRKALLQRFPRRPREGQKRTWKEGTESCDYVRRPHMPMPVYTARRPSLPEPSLPLEARTENPDVSVRSHSTSPLRSPKVSLSPPSGPPGVQEMPAADTPHPARQPCVRADSLVVQQKVRRPCRVSLKGAQAGSRVHGLGHTQAPPKYPEENTCPAVSNALADSSQMPLQTPGKNCAQMPLDRTQNPRKKARWSPTQHTPRSIQGAHVGISGTLCPPGSRCARGCTAVPPQTKKTRALLPSKGTRPTPATPHLETLQLCTVSPRPPSVPAPTQPLRMVFTRLDRSCWSSRFLAAPSFLPPEMPGPAQGLPAAHMSDGARDYVPRSILHDDLQVSSSSEDTESE